In the genome of Solirubrobacterales bacterium, the window CTCCGGTATTTGAGGATGAGGCCCGGACCGCCTATGCGAAGAAGCTGGCCGAGCTCGCCCCGGGGGCCCTGGAGAAGGTGCTCTACGGGTTGTCGGGTGCCGGTGCGGTCGAGGGCGCGATGCACCTCGCGATGCGGACCACCGGCGGCACCGACTTCGTGGTGCTGGACGCCGCCTTCCATGGGCGGAGTTTCGCCACGATCGGGATGACCTACGTCAAGCCCGGAATGGTCGAGGGAGCCAACCAGGGCATCGACCGCTACCTGCCCCGGCAGATACGGGTGCCGAACTACAACTGCTATCGGTGTCCGCTCAATCTCGAGCCGGGAACCTGCGACGTCGCCTGCGCCGAGACAATCGAGTGGGCGCTCGACCGTGGCCACCTGAACGGTCCCGCCGGGGTCGTGGTCGAGCCCTTCCAGGCCAACGGTGGCATGATTCCGGCCCCGGACGGCTACCTGAAACGGGCCCACGAGATCGCCCGGAGTCACGACGTTCCGCTAATCGTTGACGAGATCCAGGGATCGCTCTGCCGGACCGGTCCGATGTACGCATCGGAGCGGCACGGGGTCGAACCGGAGATGATCATCCTCGGCAAGGCGCTCGGTGGCGGGCTGCCGCTCTCGGCAACGATCACCACCCCGGAGTACTCGCACCTACTGCCCTGGGAGTACGGCTTCACCCAGGCCGGCAACCCGATGGCCTGCGCCGCCGGGCTGGCGATGGTCGAGATCATGGTCCGCGACAACCTGGCGGACAACTCGGAGCGGATCGGATCGATGATGCTCGATCGCCTCAAGGAGATCCAGAAGGACTCAAAGCTGATCGGCGACGTCCGCGGTCAGGGCCTGATGATCGGGGTCGAACTGGTCCGTGACAAGCAGACCAAGGAGGAGGCCTTCGAGGAGACCGACATGCTGATCTCGGCCTGCCTCCGCCACGGCCTGATGATCGGCAAGACCGGTCCGGTGTTCGGTGCCAATGGCAACGTCGCCAAGTTCAAACCCGCGGTCAACGTGACCGAGGAGGAGGCCGAGGAGATGCTGGTGCTCTTCGAACGGGCACTCAAAGACGTCGAGGCGAACCTTTGAGCCTCGCCGGAAAAGGCGAAGGACCGGGCGGGATCGAAACCCGCCCGGTCTCCTTCATCGCCAACGTCGGATACGAAACATGGAGCTCCGAGGCGGTGGTCGAGTCCCTGACCGGCGCCGGATACGACTCGGTCGAGTGGACCCCGGACCATCTCGGTGCGCTCCGTTCTCCCGCCTCGGCCCTGGCCTGCCAGCAGGACCTCGTCTCGCGGCCGGAGGACGCGGTGACGATCACCCTCGGGGCGATCGAGTCCGCGTCCGCGGCCGGTATCGGGATCATCAACGTTCTCACCGGACCCAACCTGTGGGAGGACGGTGCCGACACCGGGGTTGATTCCGAGACCGCCTGGAAGCGCGCCGTGTCCGGTCTCGAACGAATCTGCGCTCACGCCACGAGAGTCGGGGTGAAGATCGCTCTGGAGCCATGCTGGGGCACGATCGTTCCGGACGCCGCCAGCGCCGACCGGATGCTGGCCGAGGTGCCGGTCTCGGTCTGCTTCGACCCGAGCCACTTCGTGATGACGGGCGACCCGATCCCGGAGCTGATCCGGCGCTGGGGGGACCGGATCGTCCACTTTCACCTCAAGGACGCCTTCGGGTCACCCGGCATGGAGGGTGAGGACTTTCACTTCTGCCTGCTCGGCGAGGGCAGGGTGCCGTGGAACGAGACCTTTGCCGCCCTGGAAGCGATCGGGTACGAGGGTGCGCTGTCGGTCGAGTTCGAGGCCTACAACTACCTCGAACAGGTGCTCGGCAACGACCCGGAGCGGGCCGCCCGGCTGGCCCGGGAACAGGTCGCGGCGCTGGTCGCCCGTCACGTGAAGAGCCGCCGCGAGACCGCCGGGGTGTCCGGTGAGTGACCCACGCAAGGTTCGGGTCGGGCTCTGCGGACTCGGCGAGATCGGCCAGGTCCACCTGGCGGCGATCACCGGTTCTGAGGATGCCGAACTCGCGGCCGTCTGCGAACTCGACGCCGATCTGGCGGCCAGTTCGGTCGGGGACGAGGTACCGGTGTTCGACTCGGCCGAGACGATGATCAGGTCCGGAATCGACGTGGTCGACATCTGCCTCCCGCACCATCTGCATGTCCCGGTGGCGGTTACCGCACTCGAGGGTGGCTGTGACGTCCTGCTGGAGAAGCCGCTGGCGATGGACCTCGCCGGTTGCGACGAGATCGCTGCCGCGGCGAAGTCCTCCGGCCGACGGGTCGGGGTCTCCCACAACCAGCTCTACTTCGCCCCCCACCGCCGTCTGCTGGAGCTGGTCCGCTCCGGAGAACTGGGTGACCTGCGGGCGCTTTATGCCCGGCTCTGGATGGGTGGCAAGTACGGGGGCTGGCGTGAGGACGCAAGCCGGGTCGGTGGCGGCTTGCTGATGGACGCCGGCGTCCACCGGATCTACATGACCCTGGCCCTCGGCGGGCCGGTCAAGGCGGTGACCGCGATCATGGACCGGCCCCGGGCCGAGGATAGCTTCACGATCCTGCTGGAGTTCAGGTCCGGCGCGACCGGGGTGGTGCAGGCCGGCTACCACGGACCGGCGGGCGTGTTCGACGACCGGCTCGACATCCAGGGATCCGAAGGGATGGCCGAGGTGCTCGGCTGTGAGGCCTTCTTCGAGGGCGACCTGCGGGCCCCGATCCAGCTCCGCACCCGCCTCGACGGGGAGTGGGTCGGTGATCCCGCGATCGGCGCCTGGGACGTCTCGGTCATCGACTCGGTTCAGGCAGCACTGGCCTCTTTTGCTGCCGGGGAGGAGCCGGAAACCGGGCTTGAGGCGGGCCGGGATGCGGTGGCACTGATCGAGGCCGCCTATCGTTCAGCCGAAGAGAGTCGCAGGGTCGAGCTTGGAGAACTGGACAGTTGAGGTCGGGTTGCAGGAGATAAAGCCGGAATCGAGTCTTACCGATCGCGCCCGCGACTCAATTCGGGAAGCGATCATCAGCGGCCAGCTTGAGCCGGGATCGCTGCACTCGGTGCAGGCCCTGGCCACGGTGTTCAACGTTTCGAGGACCCCGGTCCGGGAGGCACTGATCGACCTGGCCGGTGCCGGGATGGTCCAGTTCGAGCGGAACCGCGGGGTGCGCATCCTCCAGACCTCGGTCCGGGATCTCGAGGAGATCCTGGTGATCAGGGTGCTGCTCGAGGTTCCCGCTGCCTGGCGTGCGGCCGGACTGATCACGGCACCGGAACTTGAGCGGCTGCGTCGGGCGCTGACGGCGATGGAGGAGGCCGCGGCGATGGACGACGAGACCGGGATGATGTCCGAGGACAGGCGTTTCCACGAGATCATCAACCTCGCTTCCGGCAACGCCCGGCTGGCTTCATACGTCGATTCGCTGCGTGACCTGATCCTCACCAGGGGGGTCTCCACGGTTGATCGAACCCGTTCGATCAAGGAGGTGGTGGACGAACATCACGGGATCCTCGACGCGATCGCAGATCGGGATGCCGACGGCGCCGCCGCGGCGATGAAGGCCCACCTGGTCTCGACCGCATCCCTGCTGCTTCACCAGGAGGCTGGCCGTGACTTCGGGGCCGGCCTCGGATGGGAGGGACTCGTGGTCGGCAACGGGCAGGGTCCGCTCGCCTTCGCCGGAGGGTTGGCGGCGGCCGACGATCAAACTGAAAGGACTGGAGATGAGTGATTCCGTGACGGCCGGGACCGTCAAGAGCTTCAACCCGTACGACCCCGCCGAGGTGGTGACCGAGCTACCGGTGACCGGGCCGGACGAGGTCGAACGGGCGCTGTCCCTCGCGGTCGAGGCCCAGCC includes:
- a CDS encoding GntR family transcriptional regulator; translation: MENWTVEVGLQEIKPESSLTDRARDSIREAIISGQLEPGSLHSVQALATVFNVSRTPVREALIDLAGAGMVQFERNRGVRILQTSVRDLEEILVIRVLLEVPAAWRAAGLITAPELERLRRALTAMEEAAAMDDETGMMSEDRRFHEIINLASGNARLASYVDSLRDLILTRGVSTVDRTRSIKEVVDEHHGILDAIADRDADGAAAAMKAHLVSTASLLLHQEAGRDFGAGLGWEGLVVGNGQGPLAFAGGLAAADDQTERTGDE
- a CDS encoding Gfo/Idh/MocA family oxidoreductase — translated: MSDPRKVRVGLCGLGEIGQVHLAAITGSEDAELAAVCELDADLAASSVGDEVPVFDSAETMIRSGIDVVDICLPHHLHVPVAVTALEGGCDVLLEKPLAMDLAGCDEIAAAAKSSGRRVGVSHNQLYFAPHRRLLELVRSGELGDLRALYARLWMGGKYGGWREDASRVGGGLLMDAGVHRIYMTLALGGPVKAVTAIMDRPRAEDSFTILLEFRSGATGVVQAGYHGPAGVFDDRLDIQGSEGMAEVLGCEAFFEGDLRAPIQLRTRLDGEWVGDPAIGAWDVSVIDSVQAALASFAAGEEPETGLEAGRDAVALIEAAYRSAEESRRVELGELDS
- a CDS encoding aspartate aminotransferase family protein, with product MNHETPERDPNGTAQQLKNESDRYVLKPMGDVDMGLVRGEGVRVQDADGNEYIDAISAEWVLNLGFRHPEIQAAMEEQFGKIDYVSPVFEDEARTAYAKKLAELAPGALEKVLYGLSGAGAVEGAMHLAMRTTGGTDFVVLDAAFHGRSFATIGMTYVKPGMVEGANQGIDRYLPRQIRVPNYNCYRCPLNLEPGTCDVACAETIEWALDRGHLNGPAGVVVEPFQANGGMIPAPDGYLKRAHEIARSHDVPLIVDEIQGSLCRTGPMYASERHGVEPEMIILGKALGGGLPLSATITTPEYSHLLPWEYGFTQAGNPMACAAGLAMVEIMVRDNLADNSERIGSMMLDRLKEIQKDSKLIGDVRGQGLMIGVELVRDKQTKEEAFEETDMLISACLRHGLMIGKTGPVFGANGNVAKFKPAVNVTEEEAEEMLVLFERALKDVEANL
- a CDS encoding sugar phosphate isomerase/epimerase yields the protein MSLAGKGEGPGGIETRPVSFIANVGYETWSSEAVVESLTGAGYDSVEWTPDHLGALRSPASALACQQDLVSRPEDAVTITLGAIESASAAGIGIINVLTGPNLWEDGADTGVDSETAWKRAVSGLERICAHATRVGVKIALEPCWGTIVPDAASADRMLAEVPVSVCFDPSHFVMTGDPIPELIRRWGDRIVHFHLKDAFGSPGMEGEDFHFCLLGEGRVPWNETFAALEAIGYEGALSVEFEAYNYLEQVLGNDPERAARLAREQVAALVARHVKSRRETAGVSGE